In the genome of Mytilus edulis chromosome 3, xbMytEdul2.2, whole genome shotgun sequence, one region contains:
- the LOC139515589 gene encoding 3-oxo-5-alpha-steroid 4-dehydrogenase 1-like isoform X2, protein MAFLFCVVNGYLQGGYLLFHAPRDDNKCLTSPQFIIGLVMFFTGMVINIHSDHVLRNLRKPGENGYKIPRGGMFNYVSGANFFGEILEWWGFFVLCPSLPSLAFAVFTTCNIGPRALQHHRWYIQKFEDYPKNRKAVIPFML, encoded by the exons ATGGCGTTTTTATTCTGTGTAGTTAATGGATATTTGCAAGGAGGATATCTGCTCTTTCACGCCCCACGGGATGACAACAAATGTCTTACATCACCACAGTTTATTATAG gtTTAGTTATGTTTTTCACTGGTATGGTAATAAACATTCATTCTGACCATGTTTTAAGAAATTTGAGGAAACCAGGTGAAAATGGATACAAGATACCTCGTG GTGGGATGTTTAACTATGTCTCGGGTGCTAATTTCTTTGGTGAGATTTTAGAATGGTGGGGATTCTTTGTTTTATGTCCTTCCTTACCAAGTTTGGCCTTCGCTGTTTTTACAACGTGTAATATCGGACCACGTGCTTTACAACATCACAg ATGGTATATACAGAAGTTTGAGGACTATCCAAAAAACAGAAAAGCTGTTATACCTTTTATGCTGTAG
- the LOC139515589 gene encoding 3-oxo-5-alpha-steroid 4-dehydrogenase 1-like isoform X1, whose amino-acid sequence MEVISLLDVVVSKMMAVDYEVLKYISYVYFVNSAFVLLLLQFLSAPYGRYARSGWGCMLNAKLAWFIQELPSFAVPVILIFATDTWKSISVCSKVTLTCFLVHYFQRTFIFSFLIRGGKPTPFATFSMAFLFCVVNGYLQGGYLLFHAPRDDNKCLTSPQFIIGLVMFFTGMVINIHSDHVLRNLRKPGENGYKIPRGGMFNYVSGANFFGEILEWWGFFVLCPSLPSLAFAVFTTCNIGPRALQHHRWYIQKFEDYPKNRKAVIPFML is encoded by the exons ATGGAAGTTATCTCACTACTTGATGTTGTAGTGTCTAAAATGATGGCTGTAGATTATGAagtgttaaaatatatatcttatgtgtattttgttaattctgcatttgttcttttattattacaatttttaagCGCACCGTATGGGCGTTATGCAAGATCTGGATGGGGATGTATGTTAAACGCAAAATTAGCCTGGTTTATTCAAGAACTGCCATCTTTTGCGGTTccagtaattttaatttttgcaacgGACACTTGGAAGTCAATATCCGTGTGTAGTAAAGTTACGTTGACATGTTTTCTTGTGCATTATTTTCAAAG AACTTTTATTTTCTCGTTTCTGATCAGAGGAGGAAAACCAACACCATTTGCAACCTTTTCAATGGCGTTTTTATTCTGTGTAGTTAATGGATATTTGCAAGGAGGATATCTGCTCTTTCACGCCCCACGGGATGACAACAAATGTCTTACATCACCACAGTTTATTATAG gtTTAGTTATGTTTTTCACTGGTATGGTAATAAACATTCATTCTGACCATGTTTTAAGAAATTTGAGGAAACCAGGTGAAAATGGATACAAGATACCTCGTG GTGGGATGTTTAACTATGTCTCGGGTGCTAATTTCTTTGGTGAGATTTTAGAATGGTGGGGATTCTTTGTTTTATGTCCTTCCTTACCAAGTTTGGCCTTCGCTGTTTTTACAACGTGTAATATCGGACCACGTGCTTTACAACATCACAg ATGGTATATACAGAAGTTTGAGGACTATCCAAAAAACAGAAAAGCTGTTATACCTTTTATGCTGTAG